The Asticcacaulis sp. EMRT-3 region GCCTGATCATTATCGCCGTTGGCACGCTGGTGCTGTCCGATCTGCGCCGCGGCCTGATCACCAGCCAGATGGATTCGCTGACCTCACAGGCGCAGGTGGTCGGCGAAGTGATTGCCGAAGTGGCCACCGAGGGCGAGCCGCAACCGACGCTGGAACAGGACAATGCCCTGGCGGCGCTGGCGCGTTTTATCCCGTCCGGCGAACGGGCCCGTCTGTTCGATGCGCAGGGCCATCTGATTTCCGATTCCTACGTGGTGTCCGATTCGATCGATGTGTCGCAACTGCCGCCGGCGCGCAAACGTACGGATCCGCCGCCACCCGATACATCGGTACTGCGCGCCGAACGCCGTGCCCGCGCCGACATGCAACTGCACGACGAGGTGGCCCTGGCGCTCACCGGCAGAAATGTCGCCACGGTCAGGCGCAATGAGCGCGGCGTCAAGGTGGTGTCGGTGTCGATTCCGCTGCGCCGGGTCAAGGAGGTGCTGGGCGTTCTGACCATCGAGCGCGGCGATGTCGATAAGATCGTCTGGGATCAGCGCATGGCCATGCTGCCCTTCATTCTGGTGGCCTTCGCGGTCACCATGCTGTCGTCGCTCCTGCTGTACTGGCTGGTCAGCCGGCCAATTGACCGGCTCTCCGCCGCCGCCGACCGGGTGCGCATGGCCCAGACGCGCGCCATCTCCCTGCCCGATCTGGAAAAACGCAGGGACGAGATCGGCACACTGGCGCGTTCGCTGGAAAGCATGACCGATACACTGTGGCGGCGGATGGAAGAAATCGACCGCTTCGCCGCCGATGTCAGCCACGAGATCAAGAATCCGCTGACCTCG contains the following coding sequences:
- a CDS encoding stimulus-sensing domain-containing protein, with amino-acid sequence MADASGARDTDKAGLVHVGRHFSRLTFGRSRLGRLIFGLNLLGLIIIAVGTLVLSDLRRGLITSQMDSLTSQAQVVGEVIAEVATEGEPQPTLEQDNALAALARFIPSGERARLFDAQGHLISDSYVVSDSIDVSQLPPARKRTDPPPPDTSVLRAERRARADMQLHDEVALALTGRNVATVRRNERGVKVVSVSIPLRRVKEVLGVLTIERGDVDKIVWDQRMAMLPFILVAFAVTMLSSLLLYWLVSRPIDRLSAAADRVRMAQTRAISLPDLEKRRDEIGTLARSLESMTDTLWRRMEEIDRFAADVSHEIKNPLTSIRSALETLPMVKDDAARERLMNVLAQDVRRLDRLITDISNASRLDAELSRDMPKKVELDTLLEDIVSLYQQSHLPGQVKVRFQRDTAKASALVSGREGPLGQVFRNMIDNARSFSPENSEVRVALGASGDPALPLRITFDDDGPGIPPDNLDTIFQRFYTSRPKGTSFGQNSGLGLSISRQIIEAHRGRVWAENRTDSEGRVTGARFIILLPAA